One segment of Bradyrhizobium sp. WD16 DNA contains the following:
- the modA gene encoding molybdate ABC transporter substrate-binding protein encodes MTRLALAALLLALPATLSHAEDKTLTVFAAASMKNALDEIDATYTTRTGIKVAASYAASSTLARQLEQGAPADIFISADTDWMNYATQKKAINEATRVDLLGNRIVLIAPKDSAIDKVTIGQGFDLAKLAGDGRIATGDVASVPVGKYAKAALEKLGAWTAAAPKFAMADSVRAALTLVSRKEAVLGIVYETDAKVDPGVKIVGSFPADSHPAIIYPAAVTVTAKPDAAAYLDFLRSSAARTVFEKYGFTVLTKPST; translated from the coding sequence ATGACGCGCCTCGCCCTCGCGGCATTGTTGCTGGCTCTGCCGGCGACGTTGTCCCATGCCGAGGACAAGACCCTGACCGTGTTCGCCGCCGCGTCCATGAAGAACGCGCTCGACGAGATCGACGCGACCTACACCACCCGCACCGGAATCAAGGTCGCCGCCAGCTATGCCGCCAGTTCGACGCTGGCGCGCCAGCTCGAACAGGGAGCGCCGGCCGACATCTTCATCTCCGCCGACACCGACTGGATGAACTACGCGACCCAGAAGAAAGCCATCAACGAGGCGACACGGGTCGACCTGCTCGGCAATCGCATCGTGCTGATCGCGCCGAAGGATTCCGCAATCGACAAGGTGACGATCGGCCAGGGCTTCGATCTCGCCAAGCTTGCCGGCGACGGCCGCATCGCCACCGGCGACGTCGCGTCGGTGCCCGTCGGCAAATACGCCAAGGCGGCGCTGGAGAAGCTCGGCGCCTGGACCGCGGCAGCGCCGAAATTCGCCATGGCCGACAGCGTACGCGCGGCGCTGACGCTGGTCTCGCGCAAGGAAGCCGTGCTCGGCATCGTCTACGAGACCGACGCCAAGGTCGATCCGGGCGTGAAGATCGTCGGCAGCTTTCCCGCCGACAGCCATCCGGCGATCATCTATCCGGCCGCGGTCACCGTGACGGCGAAGCCGGACGCGGCCGCCTATCTCGATTTCCTGCGGTCCTCAGCGGCGCGCACCGTGTTCGAGAAGTATGGTTTCACCGTCCTGACCAAGCCCAGCACCTGA
- a CDS encoding tripartite tricarboxylate transporter substrate binding protein, which translates to MSRKPPLVPSLSRRAVLVGGGTLLAAPALMRRSALAEGPWPTRSVRLIVPFAAGGTTDLLARLTAAKLSEEFGQQFVVENKPGAGGNIATDFVAKSEPDGYTFIVGTPGTHAINRFVYKAMPFDPVKDITPVIIIARVPNLFSVTPALPVTTVEEFIKLAKAKPGTLFYSTPGLGSTAHVATELFKSMTGVDIVHVPYKGSAPSLTDLVAGRVHLTIDNLPASQPFAESGAIRAIAVSTATRWPLLPKLPTIAEAGVPGYDAAAWFTIAAPAKTPKEIITRVNASVNAFIKSEDGTQRLRKLGAEPAGGSPEEMAANVAAETEKWGKVAQFAGIKPE; encoded by the coding sequence ATGTCCAGGAAGCCGCCTCTCGTCCCGTCCCTGTCGCGCCGCGCCGTTCTCGTTGGCGGCGGCACCCTGCTTGCTGCGCCTGCGCTCATGCGCCGTTCCGCCCTCGCGGAGGGGCCCTGGCCGACCCGCAGCGTGCGCTTGATCGTGCCCTTCGCCGCCGGCGGCACCACCGACCTGCTGGCCCGGCTCACCGCCGCGAAGCTCTCCGAGGAATTCGGCCAGCAGTTCGTGGTCGAGAACAAGCCCGGCGCCGGCGGCAACATTGCCACGGACTTCGTCGCCAAGTCCGAACCCGACGGCTACACCTTCATCGTCGGCACCCCCGGCACCCACGCCATCAACCGCTTCGTCTACAAGGCGATGCCCTTCGACCCGGTCAAGGACATCACCCCGGTGATCATCATCGCCCGCGTGCCGAACCTGTTCTCGGTGACGCCGGCGCTGCCGGTCACCACCGTCGAGGAATTCATCAAGCTGGCCAAGGCCAAGCCAGGCACCCTGTTTTACAGCACGCCCGGTCTCGGCAGCACCGCCCATGTCGCCACCGAACTCTTCAAGTCGATGACCGGCGTCGACATCGTCCACGTCCCCTACAAGGGCAGCGCGCCGTCGCTGACCGACCTCGTCGCCGGACGTGTCCACCTCACCATCGACAACTTGCCGGCATCGCAGCCGTTCGCCGAATCCGGGGCGATCCGCGCCATCGCGGTCTCCACCGCCACGCGGTGGCCGCTGCTGCCGAAGCTGCCGACCATCGCCGAGGCCGGCGTGCCGGGTTACGATGCGGCGGCCTGGTTCACCATCGCGGCGCCGGCCAAGACGCCCAAGGAGATCATCACCAGAGTCAATGCCAGCGTGAATGCCTTCATCAAGTCCGAGGACGGCACCCAGCGGCTGCGCAAACTCGGCGCCGAGCCCGCCGGCGGCTCGCCGGAGGAGATGGCGGCCAATGTCGCCGCCGAGACCGAAAAATGGGGCAAGGTCGCCCAGTTCGCCGGCATCAAGCCGGAATAG
- a CDS encoding potassium/proton antiporter, with protein sequence MASLDSFSIAILLGATLVMAGILSSLVALRFGAPLLLVFLGLGMIAGDAGPGGIAFNDVGTTYLVGSVALALILFDGGLRTRFQSIRTVLAPSMTLATAGVLLTALITAPVAHYVLDMNWTEALLIGAVVASTDAAAVFLLVHAQGLRLRPRVGATLEAESGTNDPFAVFLTLMLVEVLSVGQSSVSHVIWQFAKEAVLAAVIGATGGRLVVLALNRVALPQGLHAPFVTTAALVIFGLAQIAHASGFLAVYLAGIIIGNRPTRAHNSVVVFLDAATWLAQIVMFVLLGLLASPQRLMASILPAMAVAAVLMLVARPLAVFICLAPFRFNWREKLFVAWVGLRGAVAIFLASIPLLVGMPKAYIYFDVAFVIVVISLLLQGWTLGAAARRLHVALPRADRVLRRVELDLPGQLEQQLVGYAVQPKSLYLKRGILPSWSKPTLVIRKERILSPTEADTVVAGDYLYLLAPPEKAESLDRFFADMAPAAAPDPHLLGDFMVSGDITLQALSETYGVQVLPEEAPLSLADFFDIHLDHAPREGATLPLDSIVLVARHIAGNRVSVVGLRLPEDEEEPASPPRSRLRHTLKRAWASLLEG encoded by the coding sequence ATGGCATCTCTGGATTCCTTCAGCATCGCGATTCTGCTCGGCGCGACGCTGGTCATGGCGGGAATCCTCTCCAGTCTCGTCGCCCTGCGTTTTGGTGCGCCCTTGCTGCTGGTCTTTCTCGGGCTCGGCATGATCGCCGGCGACGCCGGTCCCGGCGGCATCGCCTTCAACGATGTCGGCACCACGTATCTCGTCGGCTCGGTGGCGCTGGCCCTGATCCTGTTCGACGGCGGGCTGCGCACCCGGTTCCAGAGCATCCGTACTGTGCTGGCGCCATCGATGACGCTCGCCACCGCCGGCGTGCTGCTCACCGCGCTGATCACCGCGCCGGTGGCACATTATGTGCTGGACATGAACTGGACCGAGGCGCTGCTGATCGGCGCGGTCGTCGCGTCCACCGACGCCGCCGCAGTCTTCCTGCTGGTCCACGCCCAGGGACTGCGGCTGCGGCCCCGCGTCGGCGCGACGCTGGAGGCCGAATCCGGCACCAACGATCCGTTCGCGGTGTTCCTCACCCTGATGCTCGTCGAGGTGCTGTCGGTCGGACAGTCCTCCGTCTCCCATGTGATCTGGCAATTCGCCAAGGAAGCGGTGCTCGCGGCCGTGATCGGCGCCACCGGCGGGCGGCTGGTGGTGCTGGCGCTCAACCGCGTGGCGTTGCCCCAGGGCCTGCACGCCCCCTTCGTCACCACCGCTGCGCTGGTGATCTTCGGTCTCGCCCAGATCGCCCATGCCTCGGGATTCCTCGCGGTCTATCTCGCTGGCATCATCATCGGCAACCGACCGACGCGGGCGCACAACTCGGTCGTCGTGTTTCTCGACGCCGCCACCTGGCTCGCCCAGATCGTGATGTTCGTGCTGCTCGGCCTGCTCGCCTCGCCGCAGCGGCTGATGGCGAGCATCTTGCCGGCGATGGCCGTTGCCGCGGTGCTGATGCTGGTGGCGCGGCCGCTCGCGGTGTTCATCTGCCTCGCGCCGTTCCGGTTCAACTGGCGTGAAAAGCTGTTCGTGGCCTGGGTCGGGCTGCGCGGGGCGGTCGCGATCTTCCTCGCCTCGATCCCGCTGCTGGTCGGCATGCCCAAGGCCTACATCTATTTCGATGTCGCCTTCGTCATCGTGGTGATCTCGCTGCTGCTCCAGGGCTGGACCCTGGGCGCGGCGGCCCGGCGGCTGCACGTGGCGCTGCCGCGGGCCGACCGGGTGCTGCGGCGGGTCGAACTCGATCTGCCCGGGCAGCTCGAGCAGCAGCTGGTCGGCTATGCCGTGCAGCCGAAGAGTCTCTACCTGAAGCGCGGCATCCTGCCGTCCTGGTCGAAGCCGACGCTGGTGATCCGCAAGGAGCGCATCCTGTCGCCGACCGAGGCGGACACCGTCGTCGCCGGCGACTATCTCTATCTGCTGGCGCCGCCCGAAAAGGCCGAGTCGCTCGACCGCTTCTTCGCCGATATGGCGCCGGCGGCCGCGCCTGACCCGCATCTGCTCGGCGACTTCATGGTGTCCGGCGACATCACCCTGCAGGCGCTGTCGGAGACCTATGGCGTGCAGGTCTTGCCGGAGGAGGCGCCGCTGTCGCTGGCGGATTTCTTCGACATCCATCTCGACCACGCGCCGCGCGAGGGCGCGACGCTTCCGCTCGATTCCATCGTGCTGGTGGCCCGCCATATCGCCGGCAACCGGGTCAGCGTGGTCGGCCTGCGGCTGCCCGAGGACGAGGAGGAGCCAGCCTCGCCGCCGCGCTCGCGGCTGCGCCATACGCTCAAGCGCGCCTGGGCGTCGCTGCTCGAAGGCTGA
- the minC gene encoding septum site-determining protein MinC: MQLKAEPQRQLVRLRGRSYVAFVFTPSMPIMDWLAEIDATLARSPGFFVGRPIVLDLSAVDLSRQGIVQLVTSLSDRDIRVLGLEGVDAERLDPRLPPLLTGGRQCVIEQVPPRKEEPKPAPVASLLIDTPVRSGQCVVFTEGDVTVLGSVGSGAEIVAGGSIHVYGTLRGRAMAGINGKADARIFCQRIEAELLAIDGYYQTAEDIDETLRGQAVQAWLDGDNMKITPLN; the protein is encoded by the coding sequence ATGCAGCTCAAGGCGGAGCCACAACGCCAGTTGGTGCGCCTCCGGGGCCGTTCCTATGTCGCATTCGTCTTCACGCCATCCATGCCGATCATGGACTGGCTCGCGGAGATCGATGCGACACTGGCGCGCTCCCCCGGCTTCTTTGTCGGACGGCCGATCGTGCTCGATCTCTCCGCCGTCGATCTCAGCCGGCAGGGCATTGTCCAGCTGGTGACGAGCCTTTCGGATCGCGACATTCGCGTCCTCGGCCTCGAAGGGGTCGATGCCGAACGCCTCGACCCACGCCTGCCGCCGCTTCTCACCGGCGGGCGTCAATGTGTCATCGAGCAGGTTCCGCCCAGGAAGGAGGAGCCCAAACCGGCTCCGGTGGCCTCGCTGCTGATCGACACTCCGGTGCGTTCGGGGCAGTGCGTGGTGTTCACCGAAGGCGATGTCACGGTCCTCGGCTCGGTCGGCTCAGGCGCGGAAATCGTCGCCGGCGGCTCCATCCACGTCTACGGCACGCTGCGCGGCCGTGCTATGGCCGGCATCAACGGCAAGGCGGATGCCCGCATCTTCTGTCAGAGGATCGAGGCGGAACTGCTTGCGATCGACGGCTACTACCAGACCGCGGAAGACATCGATGAAACCCTGCGCGGCCAGGCCGTCCAGGCGTGGCTCGACGGCGACAACATGAAGATCACGCCCCTCAATTGA
- a CDS encoding TRAP transporter permease, with the protein MTHAHALGDAEPVKVELDNFEHGFPEGFGPGWWGVMAYAVGIAFATFQLVIAAWAVLPTQVVRGVHVAFLLLLTFGLIGNYTAKSNLGRAAGWLIGAVGFSCGVYQWIFYNDLILRDGDPSQLDLVVGTLLVVLIFEGTRRLMGLALPLMCGACLLYWFFGQHLPSPLNHRGYDFDQIIGHLSYGTEGFFGVPIYVSATYIFLFILFGSFLERAGMIQLFNDVSLGLFGGTRGGPAKVAVFSSGMMGTISGSGVANVVTVGQFTIPLMIRFGYRRAFAAGVEATASMGGQIMPPVMGAVAFIMAETLGVDYAVVVKAAVIPAMLYFASAFWMVHLEAGKYGLEGMKKSEMPSPLKALADKWFLVLPLAALVYMLFEGFTPLYAGTIGLSLTAALILGASIALGLPNAALRVIFWVALALIVGAASRNGLDIRVAAAVIAALVAICAVTRGGRATLVSCRDSLADSAKSALTVGMACAIVGTIIGMMTQTGVGTVFGGWVIGLGEKSLFLALILTMVLSILLGTGIPTIPTYIITAALAAPALAKLGVPLIVSHMFAFYYGIMADLSPPVALAALAAAPIAKENPDKIGWEAMRIALAGYVIPFIAVYSPALMLQNGDPMAARLGFYGAVVYATVKALAAIGLFGIVAIGFLFTRLTVVERIVGFIAAICLFGEFDYSDIVGYVLAVAVVAWQWRRRAAAAAPLAAA; encoded by the coding sequence ATGACGCATGCACACGCGCTCGGCGATGCGGAGCCGGTCAAGGTCGAACTGGACAATTTCGAGCATGGCTTTCCCGAAGGCTTCGGCCCCGGCTGGTGGGGGGTGATGGCCTATGCGGTCGGGATCGCCTTCGCCACCTTCCAGCTCGTCATCGCCGCCTGGGCGGTGCTGCCGACCCAGGTGGTGCGCGGCGTGCATGTCGCCTTCCTGCTGCTTTTGACCTTCGGCCTGATCGGCAACTACACCGCCAAGAGCAATCTCGGCCGCGCCGCCGGCTGGCTGATCGGCGCCGTCGGCTTCTCCTGCGGCGTCTATCAGTGGATCTTCTACAACGACCTGATCCTGCGCGACGGCGACCCGTCGCAGCTCGATCTCGTCGTCGGCACGCTTCTCGTCGTGCTGATCTTCGAGGGCACGCGGCGGCTGATGGGGCTGGCTCTGCCGCTGATGTGCGGCGCCTGCCTGCTCTACTGGTTCTTCGGGCAGCATCTGCCGTCGCCGCTCAATCACCGCGGCTACGACTTCGACCAGATCATCGGCCATCTCTCCTACGGCACGGAGGGCTTCTTTGGCGTGCCGATCTACGTCTCGGCGACCTACATCTTCCTGTTCATCCTGTTCGGCTCGTTTCTCGAACGCGCCGGCATGATCCAGCTGTTCAACGACGTCTCGCTCGGCCTGTTCGGCGGCACCCGCGGCGGCCCGGCCAAGGTCGCGGTGTTCTCCTCGGGGATGATGGGCACGATCTCGGGATCGGGCGTCGCCAACGTCGTCACCGTCGGCCAGTTCACCATCCCGCTGATGATCCGCTTCGGCTATCGCCGGGCGTTTGCCGCCGGCGTCGAGGCCACGGCCTCCATGGGCGGCCAGATCATGCCGCCGGTGATGGGCGCGGTCGCCTTCATCATGGCCGAGACGCTCGGCGTCGATTATGCCGTCGTCGTCAAGGCCGCGGTGATCCCGGCCATGCTCTATTTCGCCTCGGCGTTCTGGATGGTGCATCTCGAGGCCGGCAAATACGGTCTCGAAGGCATGAAGAAGTCGGAGATGCCGAGCCCCTTGAAGGCGCTCGCCGACAAGTGGTTCCTGGTGCTGCCGCTCGCCGCCCTGGTCTACATGCTGTTCGAGGGCTTCACCCCGCTCTATGCCGGCACCATCGGCCTGTCGCTCACCGCGGCGCTGATCCTCGGCGCCAGCATCGCGCTCGGCCTGCCGAACGCGGCGCTGCGGGTGATCTTCTGGGTGGCGCTGGCGCTGATCGTCGGTGCGGCCTCGCGCAACGGCCTCGACATCCGCGTCGCCGCCGCCGTCATCGCCGCGCTGGTGGCGATCTGCGCCGTGACCAGGGGCGGCCGCGCCACGCTGGTGTCGTGCCGGGATTCGCTTGCCGACAGCGCCAAGTCGGCACTCACGGTCGGCATGGCCTGCGCCATCGTCGGCACCATCATCGGCATGATGACCCAGACCGGCGTCGGCACCGTGTTCGGCGGCTGGGTGATCGGTCTCGGCGAGAAGAGCCTGTTCCTGGCGCTCATTCTCACCATGGTGCTGTCGATCCTGCTCGGCACCGGCATTCCGACCATCCCAACCTACATCATCACCGCGGCGCTGGCGGCGCCGGCGCTCGCCAAGCTCGGCGTGCCGCTGATCGTCAGCCACATGTTCGCGTTTTATTACGGCATCATGGCCGACCTGTCGCCGCCGGTGGCGCTCGCCGCATTGGCGGCCGCCCCGATCGCCAAGGAGAATCCGGACAAGATCGGCTGGGAGGCGATGCGCATCGCGCTCGCCGGTTACGTCATTCCCTTCATCGCGGTCTATTCGCCGGCCCTGATGCTGCAGAACGGCGATCCGATGGCGGCCAGGCTCGGGTTCTACGGCGCGGTGGTCTATGCGACGGTCAAGGCGCTGGCGGCCATCGGCCTGTTCGGGATTGTTGCCATCGGCTTCCTGTTCACCCGTCTCACCGTGGTCGAGCGCATCGTCGGCTTCATCGCAGCGATCTGTCTGTTCGGCGAGTTCGACTACAGCGACATCGTCGGCTATGTGCTCGCCGTCGCCGTCGTCGCCTGGCAATGGCGGCGCCGGGCGGCTGCGGCGGCGCCGCTCGCGGCGGCGTGA
- the modB gene encoding molybdate ABC transporter permease subunit translates to MFDFSPSEWTAILLSLRVAAVATLVATPIGIALAFLLARRSFHGKLLLDAVVHLPLVLPPVVTGYLLLLSLGRRAPLGAWLADHLGMVFSFRWTGAALACGVMSFPLLVRPIRLSLEAVDRRLEQAAATLGAAPWRVFVTVTLPLALPGILAGMVLGFAKAIGEFGATITFVSNIPGETQTISSAIYALIQTPDGDRAALRLMLVSIVIAMTALIGSEWFSRRAIRRLHGA, encoded by the coding sequence GTGTTCGACTTCTCCCCGTCCGAGTGGACGGCCATTCTGCTGTCGCTGCGGGTGGCGGCGGTCGCCACCCTCGTCGCCACCCCCATCGGCATCGCGCTCGCCTTCCTGCTGGCGCGACGCAGTTTTCACGGCAAGCTCCTGCTCGACGCCGTCGTCCACCTGCCGCTGGTGCTGCCGCCGGTGGTAACCGGCTATCTCCTGCTGCTATCGCTCGGCCGCCGTGCGCCGCTCGGCGCCTGGCTGGCCGATCATCTCGGCATGGTGTTTTCGTTCCGCTGGACCGGCGCCGCGCTGGCCTGCGGAGTGATGTCGTTTCCGCTGCTCGTCCGGCCGATCCGGCTGTCGCTGGAGGCGGTCGACCGACGTCTCGAACAGGCCGCGGCGACACTCGGCGCGGCGCCATGGCGGGTTTTCGTCACGGTAACGCTGCCGCTCGCCCTGCCCGGAATCCTCGCCGGCATGGTGCTCGGCTTTGCCAAGGCGATCGGCGAATTCGGCGCGACCATCACCTTCGTCTCGAACATCCCCGGCGAGACCCAGACCATCTCCTCGGCGATTTACGCCCTGATCCAAACCCCGGACGGCGATCGCGCCGCGCTGCGCCTGATGCTGGTTTCCATCGTCATCGCCATGACGGCATTGATCGGCTCCGAATGGTTCTCGCGCCGCGCGATCCGCCGCCTGCACGGAGCCTGA
- a CDS encoding TAXI family TRAP transporter solute-binding subunit: MKTRLAVVAAALLLSAPSAQAQQFVNVLTGGTSGVYYPLGVAIAKIFGDKIPNVKTQVQATKASVENLVLIERGSGELAFTLGDSLKAAWEGDAEAGFKAKLGKLRTIAAIYPNYIQLVASADSGIKTLADLKGRSLSVGAPKSGTELNSRAILAAAGMSYKDLGKVEYLPFAESVDLMKNRQLDATLQSAGLGVASLRDLSASSQVTVVAIPKETVDKIGPPFIAVTIPANTYTGQGKDVPTAAVVNYLVTSSAVSDDLAYQMTKSIFESLPELANAHAAGKEIKLETAAGGSPVPLHPGAIRYYKEKGVLK; encoded by the coding sequence ATGAAGACCAGACTTGCAGTCGTCGCCGCGGCTCTGCTCCTGTCCGCGCCGTCCGCCCAGGCCCAGCAGTTCGTCAACGTTCTGACCGGCGGAACCTCGGGCGTCTATTACCCGCTGGGCGTCGCCATCGCGAAGATCTTCGGCGACAAGATCCCCAACGTGAAGACCCAGGTCCAGGCGACCAAGGCCTCGGTGGAGAATCTGGTGCTGATCGAGCGCGGCAGCGGCGAACTCGCCTTCACCCTCGGCGATTCGCTGAAAGCGGCCTGGGAGGGCGACGCCGAAGCCGGCTTCAAGGCCAAGCTCGGCAAGCTGCGGACCATCGCCGCGATCTATCCCAACTACATCCAGCTCGTCGCCAGCGCCGACAGCGGCATCAAGACCCTCGCCGATCTCAAGGGCAGGAGCCTGTCGGTCGGGGCGCCGAAGTCAGGCACCGAACTCAACTCCCGCGCCATCCTTGCGGCTGCCGGCATGAGCTACAAGGATCTCGGCAAGGTCGAATATCTGCCCTTCGCCGAATCCGTCGACCTGATGAAGAACCGCCAGCTCGACGCCACGCTGCAGTCGGCCGGCCTCGGCGTCGCCTCGTTGCGCGACCTCAGCGCATCCAGCCAGGTCACCGTGGTGGCGATCCCCAAGGAGACCGTCGACAAGATCGGCCCGCCCTTCATCGCCGTGACCATTCCCGCCAACACCTATACCGGTCAGGGCAAGGACGTGCCGACCGCGGCGGTGGTCAATTATCTGGTGACGAGTTCGGCGGTGTCGGACGACCTCGCCTACCAGATGACCAAGAGCATCTTCGAATCGCTGCCCGAACTCGCCAATGCCCATGCTGCAGGCAAGGAGATCAAGCTGGAAACCGCGGCGGGCGGCAGCCCGGTGCCACTGCATCCCGGCGCCATCCGCTATTACAAGGAAAAAGGCGTGCTGAAGTAA
- the minD gene encoding septum site-determining protein MinD — MERGEGEAEMAKVVVVTSGKGGVGKTTTTAALGAALAQRGERVVVVDFDVGLRNLDLIMGAERRVVFDLINVIQGVAKLSQALIRDKRLENLWLLPASQTRDKDALTEAGVERVIADLRTKFDWILCDSPAGIERGATLAMRYADEAIIVTNPEVSSVRDSDRIIGMLDSKTVKAESGERVTKHVLITRYDAGRAARGEMLSIDDILEILATPLLGIIPESQDVLRASNVGSPVTLNNAASVAARAYADAARRLCGETIAMMVPAERKRFMDRLLGRRAA, encoded by the coding sequence ATTGAGCGAGGCGAAGGAGAGGCAGAGATGGCGAAAGTTGTAGTGGTGACGTCCGGCAAGGGCGGCGTAGGGAAGACAACGACGACGGCCGCGCTCGGCGCGGCGCTGGCGCAACGGGGCGAGCGGGTCGTGGTGGTTGACTTCGACGTCGGCCTGCGCAACCTCGATCTCATCATGGGAGCGGAGCGCCGCGTGGTGTTCGACCTGATCAACGTGATTCAGGGCGTCGCCAAGCTCTCCCAGGCGCTGATCCGCGACAAGCGCCTCGAGAATCTCTGGCTGCTGCCGGCGTCCCAGACCAGGGACAAGGATGCCCTGACCGAGGCCGGGGTCGAACGCGTCATCGCTGACCTGCGCACCAAGTTCGACTGGATCCTGTGCGACAGCCCGGCCGGCATCGAGCGCGGCGCAACGCTGGCGATGCGCTATGCGGACGAAGCGATCATCGTCACGAATCCGGAAGTCTCGTCGGTGCGCGATTCCGACCGCATCATCGGCATGCTTGATTCCAAGACCGTCAAGGCGGAGAGCGGCGAGCGGGTGACCAAGCACGTGCTGATCACGCGATACGATGCCGGCCGCGCCGCCCGCGGCGAGATGCTCAGCATCGACGATATCCTGGAAATTCTCGCCACGCCGCTGCTCGGCATCATTCCGGAAAGCCAGGACGTGCTGCGGGCCTCGAATGTCGGCTCGCCGGTCACCCTGAACAACGCCGCGAGCGTGGCGGCACGGGCCTATGCCGACGCGGCCCGCCGGCTCTGCGGCGAAACCATCGCCATGATGGTGCCGGCCGAGCGCAAGCGTTTCATGGACAGGCTGCTTGGACGGAGGGCTGCATGA
- a CDS encoding DUF1850 domain-containing protein: protein MSVCFASAGVIKALQLAAFTLVWTHSVEKIDWQEDWRVMPDGLQIVAARVKGTGAGMEPPPEARLVDGWWRWTLQRPPQRELVLGNSGAAGEWRLCAEGSCRTLSDILGHPVGRHVTVLSHC, encoded by the coding sequence GTGAGTGTCTGCTTCGCCTCTGCCGGCGTGATCAAGGCCCTGCAACTGGCGGCCTTCACGCTGGTCTGGACCCATTCGGTCGAGAAGATCGACTGGCAGGAGGACTGGCGGGTCATGCCCGACGGGCTGCAGATCGTCGCGGCGCGGGTCAAGGGCACCGGCGCCGGCATGGAACCGCCGCCGGAAGCGCGCCTTGTCGACGGCTGGTGGCGCTGGACGCTGCAGCGTCCGCCGCAGCGCGAGCTGGTGCTCGGCAATTCCGGCGCGGCGGGAGAATGGCGGCTGTGCGCCGAGGGATCCTGCCGGACGCTGTCGGACATTCTCGGCCACCCGGTCGGCCGCCACGTCACCGTCCTAAGTCACTGCTAA
- the modC gene encoding molybdenum ABC transporter ATP-binding protein has product MLEVDVTKALGDFSLEIAFSSGPGITGLFGRSGAGKTSLVNMIAGLQGPDRGRIAIDGAAVDDTANGIHVPPHRRRIGYVFQDARLFPHFSVRGNLDYGRRMNGLAHDAETESRIVQLLGIEHLLDRRPGALSGGERQRVALARALLCRPRLLLLDEPLGALDGERKAEILPYLEKLRDEGGVPMVYVSHDASELRRLASHVVVLRHGRVVADGGTDVLADLANADSIDPAPLRRQA; this is encoded by the coding sequence ATGCTTGAGGTCGACGTCACCAAGGCCCTGGGCGACTTCAGCCTCGAGATCGCGTTCTCGAGCGGCCCCGGCATCACCGGCCTGTTCGGACGCTCGGGCGCCGGCAAGACATCGCTGGTCAACATGATCGCCGGGCTGCAGGGGCCCGATCGCGGCCGCATCGCCATCGACGGCGCGGCGGTGGACGATACCGCCAACGGCATCCATGTGCCGCCGCACCGCCGCCGCATCGGCTACGTGTTTCAGGACGCACGGCTGTTTCCGCATTTCAGCGTGCGCGGCAACCTCGATTACGGCCGCCGCATGAACGGCCTGGCGCACGATGCCGAGACGGAGTCGCGCATCGTCCAGCTGCTCGGCATCGAGCACCTGCTCGACCGCCGTCCCGGCGCGCTGTCCGGCGGCGAGCGCCAGCGGGTGGCGCTGGCGCGCGCCCTGCTCTGCCGGCCGCGGCTGTTGCTGCTCGACGAGCCTCTCGGCGCGCTCGACGGCGAACGCAAGGCCGAGATCCTGCCCTATCTCGAAAAGCTGCGCGACGAAGGCGGGGTCCCCATGGTCTATGTCAGCCATGACGCCAGCGAGCTGCGCCGCCTCGCCTCCCACGTGGTGGTGCTGCGCCACGGTCGCGTCGTTGCCGATGGCGGCACCGACGTGCTGGCGGACCTCGCCAACGCCGACAGCATCGATCCGGCGCCGCTGCGCCGCCAGGCCTGA
- the minE gene encoding cell division topological specificity factor MinE, with translation MSMNILRFLGRRKATAPLARERLQILLAHERSLRGQPELLSILREEILAVISRHVDLDPDKVIVRMDRGKSVSTLEVDIELPNGFDKTIAAAG, from the coding sequence ATGAGCATGAACATCCTGCGGTTCCTCGGTCGTCGCAAGGCCACGGCGCCGCTCGCCCGTGAGAGGTTGCAGATCCTTCTCGCCCACGAGCGCAGCCTGCGCGGCCAGCCCGAACTGCTCTCGATCCTGCGCGAGGAGATCCTCGCCGTGATCTCGCGCCATGTCGATCTCGATCCGGACAAGGTCATCGTCCGCATGGACCGTGGCAAGAGCGTCTCGACCCTCGAGGTCGACATCGAGCTGCCGAACGGCTTCGACAAGACGATCGCCGCCGCGGGCTGA